In Paraburkholderia terrae, a genomic segment contains:
- a CDS encoding DUF6513 domain-containing protein, whose protein sequence is MEHIVFLTGRLAEKSVVQVLEGMANAPFTWEVREIGLQVAALMTADMIRRRVTLPLRADRMIVPGRCRGDLAALSEHFGLPVERGPEEAKDLPLHFGQAARKFDLSRYSTEIFAEIVDAPRLDLEGIAARAKHYAEQGADVIDVGCLPDTPFPHLEDAVRMLKAGGYRVSVDSMVTDELLRGGRAGADYLMSLNVDTLWVADEVPSTPVVVAREPHDMASLHQAIDALVARGRPFLADPILDPIPFGFAASIARYVALRELYPDVAIMLGVGNLTELTEADTSGINAVLLGIAAELRVSAVLTTSVSLHARRAVREADVARRVMHAAFEAQVLPKGINSDLSALHAKRPFPYDADEIAAFAAQVRDPNFRVQVTTDGIHVYNRDVHVVEVDPFALYPYLKLENDGGHAFYMGVQTARAEIAWHLGKRFDQDQVLDWGCQVERSAEDLEVWCAPGTTKGKRSK, encoded by the coding sequence ATGGAACACATCGTCTTCCTGACTGGCAGGCTCGCCGAGAAAAGCGTCGTGCAGGTGCTGGAGGGCATGGCGAACGCGCCGTTCACGTGGGAAGTGCGCGAGATCGGCTTACAGGTTGCCGCGCTGATGACGGCCGATATGATCCGGCGGCGGGTGACGTTGCCGCTGCGCGCGGATCGGATGATTGTGCCGGGGCGCTGTCGGGGTGATCTTGCTGCGTTGAGCGAGCATTTCGGCTTGCCTGTTGAACGCGGTCCTGAGGAGGCGAAGGACTTGCCACTGCATTTCGGGCAGGCCGCGCGGAAGTTCGATCTGTCGCGTTACTCGACGGAGATTTTTGCGGAGATCGTCGATGCGCCGAGACTCGATCTCGAGGGGATCGCGGCGCGGGCTAAGCATTATGCGGAGCAAGGTGCGGATGTGATTGACGTCGGCTGTCTGCCTGATACGCCGTTTCCGCATCTCGAAGACGCTGTGCGGATGCTGAAGGCAGGCGGTTATCGTGTGAGCGTTGATTCGATGGTGACGGATGAACTTCTGCGTGGCGGGCGCGCGGGAGCCGATTATCTGATGAGTCTCAACGTGGACACGTTGTGGGTCGCTGATGAAGTACCGTCGACGCCGGTTGTCGTTGCGCGCGAGCCGCATGATATGGCTTCTTTGCATCAGGCGATTGATGCGCTCGTTGCGCGTGGTAGGCCGTTTCTGGCTGATCCTATTCTTGATCCGATTCCATTCGGCTTTGCTGCTTCGATTGCGCGGTATGTCGCGTTGCGGGAGCTGTATCCCGATGTTGCCATCATGCTTGGTGTTGGGAATCTTACTGAGCTGACTGAAGCTGATACTAGTGGCATTAATGCAGTGCTGCTTGGTATTGCTGCTGAGTTGCGTGTCTCTGCCGTGTTGACCACTTCCGTTAGCCTGCATGCGCGGCGTGCTGTGCGTGAGGCTGATGTCGCTCGGCGTGTCATGCATGCGGCTTTTGAGGCGCAGGTGCTGCCTAAAGGGATTAATTCTGACCTGTCTGCGTTGCATGCCAAGCGGCCTTTTCCCTATGACGCTGATGAGATCGCTGCGTTTGCTGCACAGGTGCGAGATCCGAATTTTCGTGTTCAGGTCACTACGGATGGGATTCATGTTTATAACCGTGATGTGCATGTGGTTGAAGTTGATCCCTTTGCGTTGTATCCGTATCTGAAGCTCGAGAATGATGGCGGGCATGCTTTCTATATGGGCGTGCAGACTGCACGGGCTGAGATTGCCTGGCATTTGGGCAAACGATTTGATCAGGATCAGGTTCTGGATTGGGGGTGTCAGGTTGAGCGTAGCGCTGAAGACCTGGAGGTCTGGTGTGCCCCTGGCACGACGAAGGGGAAACGTTCGAAATAA
- a CDS encoding flavoprotein — MSAPTPARRPGVFRPDARFAWCITGSGHMLEESIDIALALPGADLFLSAAGEEVLPLYGWPVPKLREHFRVLRDNSASSVPVGMLYEGLYHTVVIAPATSNTVAKCAFGISDTLPTNLYAQAGKQCVPGIVFACDTEPSVITQSPHEWVEVRPRAIELENVERLARIEYTTVARSLDELRAALSERLSNLGLAWNTSSS, encoded by the coding sequence ATGAGCGCACCGACGCCCGCCCGCCGCCCTGGCGTTTTTCGCCCCGACGCGCGCTTCGCGTGGTGCATCACGGGCTCAGGACACATGCTGGAAGAATCGATCGACATCGCGCTCGCGCTGCCGGGCGCCGATCTGTTTCTGTCCGCCGCTGGCGAAGAAGTATTGCCGCTTTATGGCTGGCCCGTGCCGAAGCTGCGCGAGCATTTTCGCGTGTTGCGCGACAACAGCGCGAGCAGCGTACCCGTCGGCATGCTGTACGAGGGCCTTTATCACACTGTCGTGATTGCGCCTGCGACCAGCAACACGGTCGCCAAATGCGCGTTCGGCATTTCAGATACTCTGCCGACCAACCTTTATGCACAGGCGGGCAAGCAATGCGTGCCCGGCATCGTTTTCGCGTGCGACACCGAGCCGAGCGTCATCACGCAGAGCCCGCATGAATGGGTCGAAGTGCGACCGCGCGCGATCGAGCTGGAGAATGTCGAGCGGCTTGCGCGTATCGAATACACGACCGTCGCGCGCTCGCTCGACGAATTGCGCGCGGCATTGAGCGAACGGCTATCGAACCTCGGGCTCGCATGGAACACATCGTCTTCCTGA
- a CDS encoding sigma-54-dependent Fis family transcriptional regulator produces the protein MSSLVDIDSHVRDVLNIVNNQPASCSMSHSVAQSWTRCLVEFGLDPGRFVLPPVLTQHELNVRREAAGDLIACSKLEMTTLYQQLADPELAVILVDANGVIVHQVSSVPFGEAVAADGLRPGAVWSEQEAGTNGMGTCLTERECLAIYQHEHFYPRYMSLTCSAAPIFDERGAIVGVLDVTSRSRMLQQHSLVLVGMSRQMIENRLIDSRYRRANTVHFHSRPEFVGTLHAGKLAVDDDGIVLAANRSALFQLDLRSPDQLCGKRIEEAFSATLEDMIARSIRGSFHPITVYSAHASNRFFVIAQTPRDATSFGNANQVATSARGQWSDVSINRNATARAKSPRETREAKPAAAGLDKLSHLEFGDPRMAAQSQLAARVIQRKIPIILRGQTGTGKEVFANALHSISPNAAGAFVAVNCASLPETLIESELFGYRAGAFTGAQREGRRGKIVQANNGTLFLDEIGDMPMALQARLLRVIEEREVTPLGAETTIKVDFQLISASHRNLLDLVQRGLFREDLYYRLNGIEINLPPLCERADLLPLVQHILESEAEDPPELSAEARQALANYAWPGNIRQLRHVLQMAIALCDGPEIRCAHLPAEIVDETRSTGGSPARASAAGPLAQQANAAAAAFDDEADLSALNAIQVKERETVLAMLDEHRWNVSNVAKTLGISRNTLYRKMHRLHIRLSHDAAQASVDDACGK, from the coding sequence ATGTCATCGCTCGTTGACATCGATTCGCATGTCCGGGATGTACTGAACATCGTCAACAACCAGCCCGCATCGTGTTCGATGAGCCATTCCGTCGCGCAATCGTGGACGCGCTGTCTGGTCGAGTTCGGTCTGGACCCTGGACGTTTCGTGCTGCCACCCGTGCTGACGCAGCACGAACTGAACGTGCGGCGCGAGGCGGCGGGCGATCTGATCGCCTGCTCGAAGCTGGAAATGACCACGCTCTACCAGCAACTCGCCGACCCCGAACTTGCGGTGATACTCGTCGATGCAAACGGTGTAATCGTTCATCAGGTTTCGTCGGTGCCGTTCGGCGAGGCCGTCGCCGCCGATGGCCTGCGTCCCGGCGCCGTGTGGAGCGAGCAGGAAGCGGGCACGAACGGCATGGGCACGTGCCTGACGGAGCGCGAATGTCTCGCGATCTATCAGCATGAGCATTTCTATCCGCGCTACATGTCCCTCACCTGCTCGGCCGCGCCGATCTTCGACGAACGCGGCGCGATAGTCGGCGTGCTCGACGTGACGAGCCGCTCGCGGATGCTGCAGCAGCATTCGCTCGTGCTAGTCGGCATGTCGCGGCAGATGATCGAGAACCGGCTGATCGACTCGCGCTACCGGCGCGCCAACACGGTCCACTTCCATAGCCGCCCCGAATTCGTCGGCACGCTGCATGCCGGCAAGCTCGCTGTCGACGACGACGGCATCGTGCTCGCCGCCAATCGCAGCGCGTTGTTCCAGCTTGATCTGCGCTCGCCCGACCAGTTGTGCGGCAAGCGCATCGAAGAAGCGTTCAGCGCGACGCTCGAAGACATGATCGCGCGCAGCATTCGCGGCTCTTTCCACCCGATCACCGTGTACAGCGCGCACGCCAGCAACCGTTTCTTCGTGATCGCACAGACGCCGCGCGACGCGACGTCGTTCGGCAACGCGAACCAGGTGGCGACGAGTGCGCGCGGACAGTGGAGCGACGTGTCGATCAACCGCAATGCCACTGCGCGCGCCAAAAGCCCGCGCGAAACGCGCGAGGCAAAGCCGGCAGCGGCCGGGCTCGACAAGCTCTCGCATCTGGAATTCGGTGATCCGCGCATGGCCGCGCAGAGCCAGTTGGCCGCGCGCGTGATCCAGCGGAAAATCCCGATCATCCTCAGAGGCCAGACGGGCACGGGCAAGGAAGTGTTCGCGAACGCGCTGCATAGCATCAGTCCGAACGCGGCGGGCGCGTTCGTCGCGGTGAACTGCGCGTCGCTGCCCGAGACGCTGATCGAAAGCGAGCTGTTCGGCTATCGCGCCGGCGCGTTCACGGGCGCGCAGCGCGAAGGACGGCGCGGCAAGATCGTGCAGGCGAACAACGGCACGCTGTTCCTCGATGAAATCGGCGACATGCCGATGGCCTTGCAGGCGCGGCTGCTGCGCGTGATCGAAGAACGCGAGGTCACGCCGCTTGGCGCTGAAACCACAATCAAGGTCGATTTCCAGCTGATCAGCGCGAGCCACCGCAACCTGCTCGATCTCGTGCAGCGCGGCCTGTTCCGCGAAGACCTGTACTACCGGCTCAACGGCATCGAGATCAACCTGCCGCCGCTATGCGAGCGCGCCGATCTGCTGCCGCTCGTGCAGCACATCCTCGAAAGCGAAGCCGAAGATCCGCCTGAACTCAGCGCCGAAGCGCGGCAAGCGCTCGCGAACTACGCGTGGCCCGGCAACATCCGCCAGTTGCGGCACGTGCTGCAAATGGCGATCGCGCTGTGCGACGGACCTGAGATACGCTGCGCGCATCTGCCGGCGGAAATCGTCGATGAGACGCGTAGCACGGGCGGCTCGCCCGCACGCGCTTCGGCGGCGGGACCGCTGGCGCAGCAGGCAAACGCAGCGGCGGCGGCGTTCGACGACGAGGCCGATCTGTCGGCACTCAACGCGATCCAGGTCAAGGAGCGCGAAACGGTGCTCGCGATGCTCGACGAGCATCGCTGGAACGTGAGCAACGTCGCGAAGACGCTCGGCATCAGCCGCAACACCTTGTACCGGAAGATGCACAGACTGCACATCCGGCTGTCGCACGACGCCGCACAGGCATCCGTCGACGACGCGTGTGGCAAGTGA
- a CDS encoding dihydroneopterin aldolase, with protein sequence MDRFNPGSSPIHFTVVLPSSARPTREPVEQSQHAAALDIVYIEGFVAQTVIGIDAGELHEPQPVQLDLAIGVPSLRACETDRIEDTINYAAVRAELHTLLATHKVQLLEALAEQVARLLIDRFGAQWVRVKLCKPAKFDDVAAVGVIIERQRERLA encoded by the coding sequence ATGGACCGTTTCAACCCAGGAAGCAGTCCCATCCATTTTACTGTCGTGCTGCCGTCGAGCGCGCGGCCCACGCGGGAGCCGGTGGAGCAATCGCAGCATGCCGCCGCGCTCGATATCGTGTACATCGAGGGCTTCGTCGCGCAGACGGTGATCGGCATCGACGCCGGCGAACTGCACGAGCCCCAGCCCGTGCAACTCGATCTTGCAATCGGCGTGCCGTCGCTGCGCGCCTGCGAGACGGACCGGATCGAAGACACGATCAATTACGCGGCCGTGCGCGCCGAGCTGCACACGCTGCTCGCGACACATAAGGTGCAGCTGCTCGAAGCGCTGGCCGAGCAGGTTGCCCGACTGTTGATCGACAGATTCGGCGCACAGTGGGTACGCGTCAAGTTGTGCAAACCCGCAAAGTTCGACGACGTCGCCGCGGTCGGGGTGATCATCGAGCGGCAGCGCGAGCGCCTTGCGTGA
- the fae gene encoding formaldehyde-activating enzyme — MAKINRVMVGESLIGEGNEVAHIDLIIGPRGSAAESAFCHALTNNKDGFTSLLAVVAPNLLTKPNTVLFNKVTIKGAKQAVQMFGPAQHAVALAVADCVEDGTIPKDEADDLFICVGVFIHWEADDDKKIQEFNYKATREALQRAVAGEPSAAEVVSKKATAAHPFAPN, encoded by the coding sequence ATGGCCAAGATCAACCGCGTAATGGTAGGCGAGTCGCTTATCGGCGAGGGCAACGAAGTCGCCCACATCGATCTGATCATCGGGCCGCGAGGCTCAGCAGCCGAATCGGCTTTCTGCCACGCTCTCACCAACAACAAGGACGGCTTCACGTCGCTGCTCGCCGTCGTCGCGCCGAATCTGCTGACCAAGCCCAACACCGTGCTGTTCAACAAGGTGACCATCAAGGGCGCAAAGCAGGCCGTGCAGATGTTCGGCCCGGCGCAGCACGCGGTGGCGCTTGCCGTTGCGGATTGCGTCGAAGACGGCACGATTCCGAAGGACGAAGCCGACGACCTGTTCATCTGCGTCGGCGTCTTCATCCACTGGGAAGCCGACGACGACAAGAAGATCCAGGAGTTCAACTACAAGGCAACACGCGAGGCACTCCAGCGCGCGGTAGCGGGCGAACCAAGCGCCGCTGAAGTCGTATCGAAGAAGGCAACGGCTGCCCACCCGTTTGCGCCGAACTAG
- a CDS encoding triphosphoribosyl-dephospho-CoA synthase, translating into MGADDLLSRAPEAFLRACRLDVETAKPGNVSIASAGHGMQAAQFIDSAEAAAPALFARGARVGERILDAVTRTQRVAGCNTNLGIVLLVAPLAAALEPLDDTAPLDAARWQASVENVLSRLDVDDTRAAYRAIALANPGGLGDAPEQSVHAPPTVDLRGAMSLAAERDSIARQYANGFADIFGVGLDAIAQSHCSMPTAITLDVFLTFLGAWPDSHILRKHGVAVAQSVTREARERHVQWLGADTPAHAAQLDAWDAELKAQGVNPGTSADLSVATLFVATLLDPLRFASERA; encoded by the coding sequence ATGGGCGCTGATGATCTCCTCTCTCGCGCGCCGGAGGCGTTCCTGCGCGCGTGTCGGCTCGACGTCGAAACGGCGAAGCCAGGCAATGTCAGCATCGCGAGCGCGGGACATGGGATGCAGGCCGCGCAGTTCATCGATAGCGCCGAGGCCGCTGCGCCTGCGCTGTTCGCGCGCGGCGCGCGCGTCGGCGAGCGCATTCTCGATGCCGTGACGCGCACGCAGCGGGTCGCCGGATGCAATACGAATCTCGGCATCGTGTTGCTGGTCGCGCCGCTTGCCGCCGCGCTAGAACCCTTGGACGACACCGCGCCGCTCGACGCCGCGCGCTGGCAAGCATCCGTCGAAAACGTGCTGTCGCGTCTCGACGTGGACGACACGCGCGCCGCTTATCGCGCGATCGCGCTCGCCAATCCCGGTGGGCTGGGCGACGCGCCCGAGCAATCGGTGCATGCGCCGCCCACTGTCGATCTGCGCGGGGCCATGTCGCTGGCCGCCGAACGCGACAGCATCGCGCGTCAATACGCGAACGGCTTCGCCGACATCTTCGGCGTGGGCCTCGATGCGATCGCGCAATCGCACTGCAGCATGCCGACCGCTATCACGCTCGATGTCTTTCTCACCTTCCTCGGCGCGTGGCCCGATTCGCACATACTGCGCAAGCATGGCGTGGCGGTGGCGCAAAGTGTCACGCGCGAGGCGCGCGAACGCCACGTGCAATGGCTCGGCGCGGACACTCCCGCGCACGCCGCGCAGCTCGATGCATGGGACGCCGAACTGAAGGCGCAAGGCGTCAACCCTGGCACGAGCGCCGATCTGAGCGTCGCGACGCTGTTTGTCGCCACCTTGCTCGACCCTCTGCGCTTCGCAAGCGAGCGTGCCTGA
- a CDS encoding ATP-grasp domain-containing protein has protein sequence MSDVPAASGLRVAIMTDETGWHTGRLKKAFRARGVDARCVDLAACRIDTSWSPYGLAIPGFARDLPDAVFVRGIAGGTFEQVTLRLGILHALRECGVPVYNDARAIERSVDKSMTSFLLHRAGVPTPPAWATESAAFAQRVLMRETAAARRVVIKPLFGSQGKGLRRLGANASNGALTPLPPLRSYREVAYLQRFVGSARARPGAYDWRVLVIGSRAVAAMRRTGGRGWIHNVARGARCEPAQLDPTLASLAERATAALGLDYAGVDLIPDLSMPDETGAPLVLEVNGVAAWRGLQSVTTVDIAAALVDDLLDRKLAASRTSTLLQPAVPLHGR, from the coding sequence ATGAGCGACGTACCGGCGGCAAGCGGCCTGCGCGTCGCGATCATGACGGACGAAACCGGCTGGCACACAGGACGGCTCAAGAAAGCGTTCCGCGCGCGCGGCGTCGATGCGCGCTGCGTCGATCTCGCCGCCTGCCGCATCGACACATCGTGGTCGCCGTATGGCCTCGCCATCCCCGGCTTCGCGCGCGACCTGCCCGATGCGGTGTTCGTCCGCGGCATCGCGGGCGGCACGTTCGAGCAGGTCACGCTGCGCCTCGGCATCCTGCACGCGCTGCGCGAGTGCGGCGTGCCCGTCTACAACGACGCGCGTGCCATCGAGCGCAGCGTCGACAAATCGATGACGAGCTTCCTGCTGCATCGCGCGGGCGTGCCGACGCCGCCCGCGTGGGCGACGGAATCGGCGGCCTTCGCGCAGCGCGTGCTGATGCGCGAGACGGCGGCCGCGCGCCGGGTCGTGATCAAGCCGCTATTCGGCTCGCAGGGCAAGGGCTTGCGGCGGCTCGGCGCGAACGCATCGAACGGCGCATTGACGCCGCTGCCGCCGCTGCGCAGCTATCGCGAGGTCGCGTATCTGCAGCGCTTCGTCGGCAGTGCGCGCGCGCGGCCTGGCGCGTACGACTGGCGCGTGCTCGTGATCGGCTCCCGTGCGGTTGCTGCGATGCGGCGAACGGGCGGGCGCGGGTGGATTCACAACGTCGCGCGCGGCGCGCGCTGCGAGCCGGCCCAACTGGACCCGACGCTCGCGAGCCTCGCCGAACGAGCGACGGCCGCGCTCGGGCTCGATTACGCGGGCGTCGACCTGATCCCCGACCTGTCGATGCCGGACGAAACAGGCGCGCCGCTCGTGCTCGAAGTGAACGGCGTCGCGGCGTGGCGCGGGCTGCAATCGGTGACGACCGTCGATATCGCTGCGGCGCTGGTCGACGATCTGCTCGACCGCAAGCTCGCGGCGAGCCGTACATCGACGCTACTGCAACCCGCCGTGCCGCTCCATGGGCGCTGA
- the mch gene encoding methenyltetrahydromethanopterin cyclohydrolase, translating to MNSSTHTADHNGNAPPPIARDAPSVNALAAPLVAQLLADAARLRVASTRHAFGPTIVDAGIAAPGCVEAGVMIARICMGGLGRIETRISAEQAPLWPAMIEVHTASPVLACLGSQYAGWSLSASKEQNNGKKFFSLGSGPARALAGKETLFDELGYRDAHDAGVLVMEVGQPPPQAVLEKIVGDCGLAPDKLTVIVTPTQSVAGTVQIVARVVEVALHKTHVLGVPLGEIIEASGTAPLPPPAPDDLAAMGRTNDAILYGGRVHLTVTRDAVARRLAAELPSSNSRDYGRPFAEIFASFNHDFYQIDPSLFAPAEVWVSSLESGATYRGGRLDGALLHTLWQGDAFTGSDEPAAAEPGTPGITSPGAP from the coding sequence ATGAACTCGTCGACTCACACGGCTGACCATAACGGCAACGCGCCGCCGCCCATCGCCCGCGACGCGCCCAGCGTCAACGCGCTCGCCGCGCCGCTCGTCGCGCAACTGCTCGCGGATGCCGCGCGGCTGCGTGTCGCATCGACGCGCCACGCGTTCGGACCGACGATCGTCGACGCGGGCATCGCCGCGCCCGGCTGCGTCGAGGCAGGCGTGATGATCGCGCGCATCTGCATGGGTGGCCTCGGCCGCATCGAGACGCGCATCAGCGCCGAGCAGGCGCCGCTCTGGCCCGCGATGATCGAGGTGCATACGGCGTCGCCCGTGCTCGCCTGCCTCGGCAGCCAGTACGCGGGATGGAGCCTTTCCGCGAGCAAGGAACAGAACAACGGCAAGAAGTTCTTTTCGCTCGGCTCGGGACCTGCGCGCGCGCTCGCCGGCAAGGAGACGCTGTTCGACGAGCTAGGCTACCGCGACGCGCACGACGCTGGCGTGCTGGTCATGGAAGTCGGCCAGCCGCCGCCGCAAGCGGTGCTTGAAAAGATCGTCGGCGACTGCGGCCTCGCGCCCGACAAGCTGACCGTGATCGTCACGCCGACGCAGTCTGTCGCCGGGACGGTGCAGATCGTCGCGCGCGTGGTCGAGGTCGCGCTGCACAAGACGCATGTGCTCGGCGTGCCGCTCGGCGAAATCATCGAAGCGAGCGGCACGGCGCCGCTGCCGCCGCCCGCACCCGATGACCTCGCCGCAATGGGCCGCACCAACGACGCGATTCTCTATGGCGGTCGCGTGCATCTGACGGTGACGCGCGACGCCGTTGCGCGGCGGCTGGCGGCCGAGTTGCCGTCGTCGAATTCGCGCGACTACGGGCGGCCGTTCGCCGAGATATTCGCGTCGTTCAATCACGATTTTTATCAGATCGACCCGTCGCTGTTTGCGCCCGCCGAGGTGTGGGTCAGCAGCCTCGAAAGCGGCGCGACCTATCGCGGCGGACGGCTCGACGGCGCGCTGCTGCATACGCTCTGGCAAGGGGACGCGTTTACTGGAAGTGATGAACCGGCGGCGGCCGAGCCAGGCACGCCGGGCATCACCAGTCCGGGGGCGCCATGA
- a CDS encoding ATP-grasp domain-containing protein — translation MPFSAARSTSPPFVAVAGLSARMLAQSAAHAGYQVAALDLFGDRDTRRYAKLWLDTGGNGLSIDRDKLQAALERVVRLPKLIGYVVGGGIEPHIGWLQQTAKLPRLIGNDADATAAVRDPRRFFSLLDELRIAHPEVAFERPERPEGWLHKAADGCGGTHIRPAENADTRDGYFQRVHQGLPMSALFLAAQHEAFVIGYAEQLCLASGTLPYLHAGSLGPVDLPAGIARHIDDAVRSIAARANLSGLNSLDFLLDGDSIRVLEVNARPSSTMALYERAWHDAWPRGLLAAHIDACLHGRLPQERAGAPQCRVAQQVVFAPAAFTVTRRFSDALFVDPVCHDIPNPGTRIEAGQPVCTVLVTGRISGGRTALQRELQHQTQRLLQRIETSTEPCHELVDSHG, via the coding sequence ATGCCTTTCAGCGCAGCCCGTTCCACATCGCCGCCGTTCGTCGCAGTGGCGGGCCTGTCGGCGCGGATGCTCGCGCAATCCGCCGCGCATGCCGGTTATCAGGTGGCCGCGCTCGATCTGTTCGGCGACCGCGACACGCGCCGTTACGCGAAGCTGTGGCTCGATACGGGTGGCAACGGTTTATCGATCGATCGGGACAAGCTGCAGGCTGCGCTCGAACGCGTCGTGCGGCTGCCCAAGCTGATCGGTTACGTGGTTGGCGGCGGAATCGAGCCGCACATCGGCTGGCTGCAACAGACGGCGAAACTGCCGCGCCTGATCGGCAACGACGCCGACGCGACGGCGGCTGTGCGCGATCCGAGGCGCTTTTTCTCGTTGCTCGATGAACTGCGCATCGCGCATCCCGAGGTTGCTTTCGAGCGGCCCGAGCGGCCCGAAGGCTGGCTGCACAAAGCCGCCGATGGCTGCGGCGGTACGCATATCCGACCAGCGGAGAACGCGGATACCCGCGACGGCTACTTTCAGCGCGTACACCAAGGACTGCCGATGTCGGCGCTCTTTCTCGCGGCGCAGCATGAAGCTTTCGTGATCGGCTACGCGGAGCAGCTTTGCTTAGCGAGCGGCACGCTGCCGTATCTGCACGCGGGTTCGCTCGGCCCCGTCGATCTGCCTGCGGGCATTGCGCGGCATATCGATGACGCCGTGCGTTCGATAGCGGCGCGCGCGAATCTGAGCGGACTCAACAGTCTGGATTTTCTGCTCGACGGCGATTCGATCCGCGTGCTCGAAGTCAACGCGCGCCCGTCGTCGACGATGGCGCTGTACGAGCGCGCGTGGCACGACGCGTGGCCGCGTGGTTTGCTCGCCGCGCATATCGACGCGTGCCTGCATGGCCGTCTGCCGCAAGAGCGCGCGGGCGCGCCGCAATGCCGCGTCGCACAACAGGTCGTGTTCGCGCCCGCCGCCTTCACGGTGACGCGCCGCTTCAGCGATGCCCTCTTCGTCGATCCCGTCTGTCACGACATTCCGAACCCGGGCACGCGCATCGAAGCCGGCCAGCCCGTCTGCACGGTGCTCGTGACGGGCCGGATATCGGGTGGACGCACTGCCCTGCAACGCGAGTTGCAACACCAGACGCAACGACTTTTACAACGCATCGAAACCAGCACCGAACCTTGCCATGAACTCGTCGACTCACACGGCTGA
- a CDS encoding NAD(P)-dependent methylenetetrahydromethanopterin dehydrogenase, translated as MSQTTERPYILHMFTPTPQMSPFDVNMAADAGYQIVVPYCDVDVRNVVQLTQDAIFSRGPKGVSRTGIFIGGRDVMLAADMLDRAREAMVPPFEVSVFADPSGAYTTSGALVALVECHLKVQHGEELKDKHVLILGGTGAVGRVTAAIAATLGAHVTIASHSDAARAERASHDVDERFGIKTSGVGTGTPQTLHAALTHADIVFATAAAGVQVMSAADLTQAPRLLIAADVNAVPPEGIAGVNVMDDGKPLGGAVRPDAIGIGALAIGNVKYQVEHRLFTRMRTAGKPAYFGFTEAFDEARAVVAERS; from the coding sequence ATGTCACAAACCACTGAAAGGCCTTACATCCTGCACATGTTCACGCCGACGCCGCAGATGAGCCCGTTCGACGTCAACATGGCCGCCGACGCCGGTTATCAGATCGTCGTGCCGTATTGCGATGTCGACGTACGCAACGTCGTGCAACTGACCCAGGACGCGATCTTTTCGCGCGGCCCGAAAGGCGTGTCGCGCACGGGCATTTTTATAGGCGGACGCGATGTGATGCTCGCCGCCGATATGCTCGACCGCGCGCGCGAGGCAATGGTGCCGCCGTTCGAAGTCTCCGTGTTTGCCGACCCAAGCGGCGCGTACACGACGTCAGGGGCGCTCGTCGCGCTGGTCGAATGTCATCTGAAGGTGCAGCACGGCGAAGAGCTGAAGGACAAGCACGTGCTGATACTCGGCGGCACGGGCGCCGTGGGCCGCGTCACGGCCGCCATCGCGGCGACGCTCGGCGCGCATGTGACCATCGCGAGCCATTCCGACGCAGCGCGCGCCGAGCGCGCGAGCCATGACGTCGACGAACGATTCGGCATCAAGACCTCCGGCGTCGGCACGGGCACGCCGCAGACGCTGCACGCCGCGCTCACGCATGCCGACATCGTGTTCGCGACGGCGGCCGCGGGCGTCCAGGTGATGAGCGCCGCCGACCTGACGCAGGCGCCGCGCCTGCTGATCGCCGCCGATGTCAACGCCGTGCCGCCCGAGGGCATCGCAGGCGTCAACGTGATGGACGACGGCAAGCCGCTCGGTGGCGCCGTGCGGCCCGATGCAATCGGCATCGGCGCACTCGCAATCGGCAACGTGAAGTATCAGGTCGAGCATCGCCTGTTCACGCGGATGCGTACGGCGGGCAAGCCTGCGTATTTCGGCTTCACGGAAGCGTTCGACGAAGCGCGCGCGGTCGTCGCCGAGCGCAGCTAG